From one Coffea eugenioides isolate CCC68of chromosome 11, Ceug_1.0, whole genome shotgun sequence genomic stretch:
- the LOC113751729 gene encoding lipoxygenase 6, chloroplastic → MFTAQPSPSTLSSSTIQHFPTVRRSETITGGGRKIGGFTRQNANNVPGFQSTVQSKHQSIRTVISSEGAKLVEKSQGSNGPLASSSVSGGMEVRAAVTIRRKMKENITDKLEDQWESFMNGIGRGILLQLISEDIDPITRSGKSAESYVRGFPKPSNHPFVVEYAANFRVPNDFGRPGAILITNFLDKEFYLVEIVVHNFSQEPQFFPANTWIHSRKDNPESRIIFKNQAYLPSQTPDGIKDLRREDLLSIRGNGKGERKMHERIYDYAPYNDLGNPDKSDELARPSLGGNEQPYPRRCRTGRRPTKKDPLSESRIEKPHPIYVPRDEAFEEIKQNTFSAGRLKALLHNLIPLIASTLSSSDNPFTCFSEIDKLYNDGVLLKDEDQKDVIKNQFLTNLMNQVFTVGGRLLKYEIPAVIKRDRFAWLRDNEFARQALAGVNPVNIELLKELPILSKLDPAVYGPPESAITRELIEQELFGMSVEKAIEDKRLFILDYHDMLLPFIEGMNSLPGRKAYASRTIFFYTPTGILRPIIIELSLPPSSNSPRKKHVFVHGHDATTHWIWKQAKAHVCSNDAGIHQLVNHWLRTHACMEPYIIATHRQLSSMHPIYKLLHPHMRYTLEINALARQGLINGGGIIEACFSPGKYSMEISSAAYKSLWQFDTEALPADLVRRGMAVEDPSMPCGVKLVIEDYPYAADGLLIWSAIKELVASYVDHYYSDPSSITSDVELQAWWNEIKNKGHFDKRDETWWPNLGTKEDLSSILTIMIWVASGQHAAINFGQYPFGGYVPNHPTLMRKLIPGEGDPAYEKFLLDPVHTFLSSLPTQLQATKIMAVQDTLSTHSPDEEYLHQLHNVQSTSIKDPEVLKLFEKFSAKLEDIERTINERNRNIGLKNRSGAGIPPYELLLPSSGPGVTGRGIPNSISI, encoded by the exons ATGTTTACAGCTCAACCAAGCCCAAGTACGCTAAGCTCCTCAACCATCCAACATTTCCCCACCGTCCGTCGATCGGAGACGATCACCGGAGGAGGTCGAAAGATTGGCGGGTTTACTAGACAAAACGCCAATAATGTTCCTGGTTTCCAGTCAACGGTCCAGTCAAAGCACCAATCCATAAGAACAGTGATCAGCAGTGAGGGTGCAAAGCTGGTGGAGAAGTCGCAAGGAAGTAATGGGCCGTTGGCTTCTTCTTCAGTAAGTGGAGGCATGGAGGTCAGGGCAGCGGTCACCATAAGGAGGAAGATGAAGGAGAATATCACCGACAAGTTGGAAGATCAGTGGGAATCTTTCATGAACGGGATTGGTAGAGGAATCTTACTTCAGCTCATCAGTGAAGATATTGATCCCA TTACCAGGTCAGGAAAGAGCGCTGAGTCTTATGTTAGGGGATTTCCTAAGCCATCGAACCATCCATTCGTTGTTGAATACGCTGCAAATTTTAGGGTGCCAAATGATTTTGGGCGTCCCGGAGCTATTCTCATTACGAATTTCCTTGATAAAGAGTTCTACTTGGTGGAGATTGTTGTGCATAATTTTAGTCAAGAGCCTCAATTCTTTCCAGCAAATACATGGATCCATTCTCGAAAAGATAATCCTGAGAGTAGAATCATCTTCAAAAATCAG GCATACTTGCCATCTCAAACACCTGATGGCATTAAGGATCTTCGTCGTGAAGACTTGCTGAGTATTCGTGGTAATGGTAAAGGCGAGAGGAAAATGCATGAAAGAATATATGATTATGCTCCTTACAATGATTTGGGTAATCCTGATAAGAGTGATGAACTAGCTAGGCCCTCCTTAGGTGGCAATGAGCAGCCTTATCCTAGGCGGTGTCGAACTGGCAGACGCCCAACTAAGAAAG ATCCTTTGAGTGAAAGTAGGATTGAGAAACCTCATCCAATCTATGTTCCTCGAGATGAAGCCTTTGAGGAGATCAAGCAAAATACATTCTCAGCTGGAAGGTTGAAAGCTCTGTTGCACAACCTGATACCGTTGATTGCGTCTACCTTGTCAAGTTCAGACAACCCCTTCACTTGTTTTTCAGAGATAGACAAGCTTTACAATgatggtgttttattgaaagaTGAAGACCAAAAAGACGTCATAAAGAATCAGTTTCTAACCAATTTGATGAATCAAGTTTTTACTGTTGGTGGAAGATTGCTGAAGTATGAAATTCCGGCTGTTATAAAAC GGGACCGATTTGCATGGTTACGTGACAATGAGTTTGCAAGACAGGCACTGGCAGGTGTTAATCCTGTTAATATTGAACTACTCAAG GAACTGCCAATTCTGAGCAAACTGGATCCTGCAGTTTATGGCCCCCCAGAGTCTGCAATTACCAGGGAATTAATTGAACAAGAGCTGTTTGGAATGTCTGTTGAGAAG GCCATAGAGGACAAGAGACTGTTCATACTTGACTATCATGATATGCTTCTGCCTTTCATTGAGGGGATGAACTCATTGCCTGGTAGAAAAGCTTATGCCTCCAGAACCATTTTTTTCTACACTCCTACTGGCATTTTAAGGCCAATCATAATTGAGCTTTCTCTCCCTCCCTCATCTAATTCACCAAGAAAGAAGCATGTCTTTGTCCACGGCCACGATGCTACCACTCATTGGATCTGGAAGCAAGCTAAAGCGCATGTTTGCTCAAATGATGCTGGCATCCATCAATTAGTAAACCATTG GTTGAGGACTCATGCCTGTATGGAGCCTTACATAATAGCCACCCATAGGCAGCTCAGCTCCATGCATCCAATATACAAATTGCTTCATCCTCATATGCGCTACACACTGGAAATTAATGCCCTTGCCAGACAAGGTCTAATAAATGGAGGTGGAATAATTGAAGCTTGTTTTAGTCCTGGAAAGTATTCCATGGAAATAAGCTCTGCAGCTTATAAGAGCTTGTGGCAATTTGACACGGAAGCATTGCCAGCAGATTTAGTTAGGAG GGGCATGGCTGTGGAGGATCCTTCAATGCCATGTGGTGTGAAACTTGTGATTGAAGACTACCCTTATGCAGCAGATGGACTTCTTATTTGGTCTGCCATCAAAGAATTGGTAGCGTCCTATGTGGATCACTATTATTCTGATCCCAGTTCCATCACTTCTGATGTTGAGCTCCAAGCCTGGTGGAATGAGATTAAGAACAAGGGCCACTTCGATAAAAGAGACGAGACTTGGTGGCCTAACCTCGGGACCAAGGAAGACCTGTCTAGCATTTTAACTATTATGATTTGGGTTGCTTCAGGTCAGCATGCAGCTATAAATTTTGGACAGTATCCATTTGGAGGGTATGTACCTAACCACCCAACCCTGATGCGAAAACTCATCCCAGGAGAAGGTGATCCCGCCTATGAGAAGTTTCTTCTCGACCCTGTGCATACTTTTCTGTCATCTTTGCCCACTCAACTCCAGGCCACCAAAATTATGGCGGTTCAGGACACCTTGTCAACTCATTCTCCAGATGAAGAGTACCTGCACCAGTTGCACAATGTCCAAAGTACTTCAATAAAGGATCCTGAAGTTCTGAAGTTATTTGAGAAATTCTCAGCCAAACTAGAGGACATAGAACGGAcaataaatgaaagaaacagGAATATAGGTCTGAAAAACCGAAGTGGTGCTGGTATCCCTCCATATGAACTGCTTCTACCCTCTTCCGGTCCAGGAGTAACTGGTCGTGGTATTCCCAACAGCATTTCTATCTAG